The following coding sequences lie in one uncultured Celeribacter sp. genomic window:
- a CDS encoding TIGR02466 family protein, which translates to MADIESLFVTRLYKAKLNEFSPSIDEDELFDSCYAIAEDDEAGQQWCDDKGYPGYTSYASLTDLPWRFPIFKDIVESLDQHVAKFAEDLQFDLGDRKLVLEDLWINILPEGGYHSAHIHPHSVISGTTYVAMPDGASSLRLEDPRHAMMMAAPARIKDARREMQNFIYMAPEAGDIMLWESWLRHEVMMNQSEFDRVSVSFNYKWGE; encoded by the coding sequence ATGGCCGACATCGAATCCCTCTTCGTCACCCGTCTCTACAAAGCGAAACTGAACGAATTCTCCCCGAGTATCGACGAAGACGAGCTGTTCGACAGCTGCTATGCCATCGCGGAAGATGACGAAGCCGGCCAGCAATGGTGCGATGACAAGGGATATCCCGGCTACACCTCTTATGCCTCGCTCACCGACCTGCCCTGGCGGTTTCCGATCTTCAAGGACATCGTCGAGAGCCTCGACCAGCACGTCGCGAAATTCGCCGAAGACCTGCAATTCGATCTGGGCGACCGCAAGCTGGTGCTCGAAGATCTCTGGATCAACATTCTGCCGGAGGGCGGCTACCACTCCGCCCACATCCACCCGCATTCGGTGATCTCCGGCACGACCTATGTCGCCATGCCGGACGGGGCGTCCTCTCTGCGGCTCGAAGACCCGCGCCACGCGATGATGATGGCGGCCCCCGCGCGGATCAAAGATGCCCGTCGCGAGATGCAGAATTTCATCTACATGGCGCCGGAAGCGGGCGACATCATGCTCTGGGAAAGCTGGCTGCGCCATGAGGTGATGATGAACCAGTCGGAGTTTGATCGTGTATCGGTGAGCTTTAATTACAAGTGGGGTGAGTAA
- a CDS encoding ion transporter, giving the protein MRAQISQLLDRPITRHFIMGVILFNAVILGLETSGAVMARMGGLIVALDMICLSIFVVELLAKIYAQGPRFFRDGWNLFDFVIVGISLSPVGEGLSVLRALRILRLLRVVSVVPSLRRVVEAFILALPGMASVFLLTGIIFYIGSVIATKLYGPTFPEWFGTLGASLYTLFQVMTLESWSMGIVRPVMEVHPESWLFFVPFILITAFAVMNLVVGLIVSTMQDAHVEEEHAATDIYRDDVVKRLERIEKALERR; this is encoded by the coding sequence ATGCGCGCACAGATTTCCCAACTCCTCGACCGCCCCATCACCCGTCACTTCATCATGGGGGTGATCCTGTTCAACGCGGTGATCTTAGGGCTTGAGACCTCGGGCGCTGTCATGGCGCGGATGGGCGGGCTGATCGTGGCGCTCGACATGATCTGTCTGAGTATCTTTGTCGTCGAGCTTCTGGCGAAAATCTACGCGCAGGGGCCGCGGTTCTTTCGCGATGGGTGGAACCTCTTCGACTTTGTTATCGTCGGCATCTCGCTCTCGCCGGTGGGGGAGGGGCTTTCCGTGCTCCGAGCGCTCCGCATTCTGCGACTGCTCCGCGTCGTTTCTGTCGTCCCAAGCCTGCGCCGGGTGGTCGAGGCCTTTATCCTCGCGCTGCCGGGGATGGCCTCGGTGTTCCTTTTGACCGGCATCATCTTTTACATCGGCTCAGTGATTGCGACGAAACTCTACGGCCCGACATTTCCCGAATGGTTCGGCACGCTGGGCGCTTCGCTCTATACACTGTTCCAAGTCATGACGCTGGAAAGCTGGTCGATGGGCATCGTGCGCCCGGTGATGGAGGTGCATCCCGAAAGCTGGCTGTTCTTTGTGCCCTTCATCTTGATCACGGCCTTCGCGGTGATGAACCTCGTCGTCGGCCTGATCGTGTCGACGATGCAGGACGCCCACGTCGAAGAAGAACACGCCGCCACGGATATTTACCGGGACGACGTGGTGAAGCGCTTGGAGCGCATCGAGAAGGCGTTGGAGCGGCGCTGA
- the rplP gene encoding 50S ribosomal protein L16 has translation MLQPKRSKFRKMHKGRIHGEAKGGSDLNFGTFGLKAVEPERITARQIEAARRAMTRHMKRQGRVWIRIFPDTPVTAKPVEVRMGKGKGSVDRWVCKVKPGRVMFELDGVSEDVAREALRLAAMKLPIKTRTVVREDW, from the coding sequence ATGCTTCAGCCAAAGCGTTCAAAATTCCGCAAAATGCACAAAGGCCGGATTCACGGTGAGGCAAAAGGCGGTTCCGATCTGAACTTCGGCACCTTCGGCCTCAAAGCCGTCGAGCCCGAGCGCATCACCGCGCGTCAGATCGAAGCTGCACGCCGTGCCATGACGCGTCACATGAAGCGTCAGGGTCGGGTCTGGATCCGTATCTTCCCGGACACCCCGGTGACCGCAAAGCCCGTCGAAGTGCGTATGGGTAAAGGTAAAGGCTCCGTGGACCGTTGGGTCTGCAAAGTCAAACCCGGCCGCGTGATGTTCGAACTGGACGGCGTTTCGGAAGACGTCGCACGTGAGGCCCTGCGCCTTGCCGCGATGAAACTCCCGATCAAAACCCGCACCGTGGTTCGCGAAGACTGGTAA